From a single Cytophagales bacterium WSM2-2 genomic region:
- a CDS encoding putative transcriptional regulatory protein, which translates to MFARFDKMAKAFTRIGKDIAIAVKQAGPNPDNNPKLRMAIQNAKGMNMPKDRVESAIKRASSKEEKDFQEVVYEGYAPHGVPVVVECATDNPTRTVANVRLHFSKNGGNMGNSGSVSFLFERKGVFKFDPSKLNLEEHELDLIDGGAEDIQQDEEEITVYTKFTEFGHFLKFLESKKLEAKSSTLQYIPTTTKELGEAEQDEVLKCIEAIEEDDDVQNVYHNLA; encoded by the coding sequence ATGTTCGCCCGCTTTGACAAGATGGCCAAGGCATTTACCCGCATCGGAAAGGACATTGCCATTGCCGTAAAACAAGCCGGCCCCAACCCTGACAATAACCCCAAGCTCCGGATGGCTATCCAAAACGCCAAAGGAATGAATATGCCTAAAGACCGGGTGGAGTCTGCAATAAAAAGAGCCTCATCAAAAGAGGAAAAAGATTTTCAGGAAGTGGTGTATGAGGGTTATGCGCCTCATGGTGTTCCTGTTGTTGTAGAATGTGCCACCGATAACCCAACACGTACTGTGGCTAACGTAAGGCTGCACTTTTCAAAGAACGGGGGTAATATGGGTAACTCCGGATCGGTGTCTTTCTTATTTGAAAGAAAAGGCGTTTTCAAATTTGACCCTTCCAAGCTCAACCTTGAAGAGCATGAGCTTGATCTGATTGATGGCGGGGCCGAAGATATTCAGCAGGATGAGGAAGAGATTACAGTCTACACCAAGTTCACCGAATTTGGTCACTTCCTGAAATTCCTCGAATCAAAAAAACTCGAAGCGAAGAGTTCTACACTCCAGTACATACCAACTACTACAAAAGAACTTGGTGAGGCTGAACAGGATGAAGTTCTGAAGTGCATTGAAGCCATCGAAGAAGATGACGATGTGCAGAATGTTTATCATAACCTGGCGTAA